AAATAGAAATTTtgcatactccctctgtccgaaaattcTTATCGAAGAAATGGATAAGCATGGATGTACGTACAAATAAAACACGTATAGATAtattcatttctccgacaagtatttccctTGGCACAACGCAGATCTCAAACTTGAAGTTTTTTCGCAGGCTCTATTTGCAATGCAAAGAGTGGTCCACCGCCCGTCCACACATGAGACATGACGGCCACGTGAAGGACGGTAAAAAGAAATTCCCTGACCACCGTGGAGATCCATGGACGGTCCAATGTCACGCAAAGGGAGGAGGAGCCGGCCCTGACACGAACCACTACAAAACTCCCCTGCGACTCGACACGCTCTCCAACGGTTGGTCCGTCCTCGGTGCAATGTGTCTATGTACAGTGTATCTGGTCTTACCGGCACTAGGCCATGTGAGGGCATGGCATCGAGAGCTCGCCGTCATGACCCACAAACAAAAAGCCTGTGCCCTGTGCACTATTCTACTCCTCCACCATTCTCCAACCAAACGGCCATCCTAATCAATGTCAGACAGCCTAATTATCATACGGAAAACAGTTGGTGCTCCTAAAACCCACGGAGTATCAGAGATTGATTTCGTGGAGTAGCTGGTAAACCTGTAACTGTAAACTCCTCTGGTTGGTTAAAGGCGACGGTTTCACAGGACGCGTTTTAAACATGACCGGTCCATAATTCATCATAATCTAATGCTAAAGCCGCGGTGTGTGACAGCTTTGGGATTTGACTGCCTCGCTGTAGACGAAGCCGACTGAAATATCCCTTCGTACGTACGCAACGGGTTTCACGTTGGCCGGATTGATTTGGGCGCGCCGTTAGCACGCCAGCTCGGCCGTACCTCGCACAAGACAGGACAGACAAACGTGGCTACCTGTACAAACCCCGTGCCATGCGGCTGTGCCACCCCCCTTCTCCGACGATTCAGCTCCACCGATCGTCCCTTCCCTTGCTTGTTTGGTTGTCTATCTCTTCCATCCATCGGAAGAGGTAAACAAAGAAACAAACATCTCCATCTGTAAAAAAGAGGAGGAGCGCGTGGGTTTAGATCAGTCTGACCGTATGGCGAGTTTGACCACAACCATGTGCGTACCAGTGGGGCGATCGCTAGTTTAACATGTTGCTTTTCTTTTTACCGGCCACTGGTTCAACAATTGCAGCTATATGATCTACCGTGTTATTATTAGTCTTCCAAAGCTCCTTTTTTTCTTGCGAGTAAGACTTGTAAGCTTAATCCAAAGCTTTATTCGCACTCAATGCTGGTGGGTCTCTCTCGGCTCTCATTTTAGGCATAGATATCTGCTGCACCTGCACAGCATAGTTTGACCCCCGTATCTCTCACCTCCCATTTAGGTGTAGAATACGTATCTCCCTCCCAAAAAAGAAGGTGTAGGTATCTCGTTTGGTCCATCTCAGCTTTACTGAAGGGGTCATACATGTACCGTTCCATCACAAGGGAGGGATCCTATGGAAGAGGTCCCGTTTGTTTCCCAGTTTGTTATGGTTGAGCTGCAGCCTGAATCCCGATCTATTCCGATCGTGCCGCACCACACCACATGCGCAGTGGAATTCTGTCCCGTTGTATATTTATACTAGTACTAATACTAAAACAAACCGGGAAATGTCAGTGGCAGTTAGCGGTTAGCGGAGTGCGTGATGGGTGCGCGCGGGGGTACACATGGGGAGGCCGGTGCAACGGGCCAAGCGAGATTTTGAACAGAAACAGACGGGCACCACCAGACCCCAGTGGAGGAGAGAAAAAAAAAGCCTATATCTCCATGTGCTGTGATCTTGGAGGCACTAATTCAGGCCAACTACAACTGTCAGCCCATGAGCGAGAGGAAAAAAGAAGTCGAGAAAAGATCCGGTCTCGCGGTCAGAGGTACAGGACACAAGATGCGCCGGGCGGTATCAGTTAACGTCTCACGTCTACGTAGCACGGCCGCGAATGCAATGTTATGTACTAGTACTTGAGGCACGGTACCGGCGAGTCTTTCCGTTGCTGTTGGGAACCACTGGTAGTAGTACAAGAAGATTCATGGAGCACAGCACCTCCTCACTAACTCCGCAATTAGTTAGCGCCATCACGGGTCACGCCATGAgcgtgagtgagagagagggagagcgggCGCGCGCGCATGACACGCACCTAACATCATATTCATACGATGATCGATCTCCGTCGCCGGTGGCAAGCGAGACCTCACATCAGATTCCGAGACGCCACCACAAGAACCAGACCACCTCACCGGTCGCCGGTGGGCTCATCGTGTCGTGGGCGCACGCACGACCCCCGTCCCCAGCGGAGCCACCCAGCCGAGGACAAACACGCGCACCGTCGCTTCCACACCACTGCTCGTCGGCGAGGGACACCGAGGCAGGCAGACGTATTGATGTGTAAACAAGATTGAAATCCGCGTTAAAAAATGGAAACGAAGGCCAACGTGCTCGCCGTTTAAATTTTTGTAGGGTAAATGTCACATCAAATCTCTCTATTCGGATCCCAGCTACTACTAACCTAGTTTAAGGCCCGTTAGGAGCACGGCGACACGTAGCATAGGGCGGAGCAAGCAACGCAGGAAAGCACAAACACTCACTTTGCTGTTTTACAGCTCCCCgagacaacacacacacacacggcgcGCCCTCTACAAAACGCACGATAAACAAGTGGGAAACAAAAGCCAGCTCAAAAAAGAAGAGAGTGGGGAAAAACAAAAAGTAAACCAAGCGAGACCGGCCTAAATATGCAGTGCCCGACACGCCACAAGCCAAAGGAAACCTGGCCTAAAAAGCATGTTTATTATCCAGCGCAAAAGAACACATGTTTATTTATACttcaaaaacaaaaagaaacagcGAACCAACCTGCGGTTCGATGATTAGagagacagtggtatccccagcccattagggttgaagtcctggtgctcgcataattccgatttatttcagaattttcggcgATGCGTTTTCAGTGGGagcagacgttcccgtcgacgacgagacgcctacgatgacttcgtaaatcttaagatgatgtgccggctcagtctttcgaaggtgctcataaggATACGGTATGCGTGTGTCCgtttatagggatgagtgtatcCGCGTATGTATGAGTGCTTGCGTCCCTACTGCGTTAAAAGAAAGAAACATGTTTATCGTCACGCCAACGCACAGCAAATTGTTCAAGTTATTACAGAGAGAAGAGAGGAGGGCTAAATCAGCAGAGAAAAGGGAGAGAATATTCCAAtccttttcctctctctctccccccccctccCCTTCCCGTTCCCTCCTCCGCCATATAAACTTGTCCTGGAAAGGGAGCCGGcgagagaggagagaaaggaaggaaAGGGAGCCGAAGAAAGCTCTCCCCCCCTCCCCGAATTCCATCCTATTTCTTCTGCCCCTCTCCTCGCCTCGCCCGGACCCCGGCCGGCCGGATTcccgcaggaggaggaggaggaggaggtggggatgGGGAGGGAGGACAGGTTCCCGGTCTGGGAGGCCGCGCTCGGCGCCGGGGTCGCCGCCGTCTTCGCCGCGGGCCTCGTCGGGGTCTACCTCTCCATGCCGGACTCCGACTACAGCTTCCTCAAGTTGCCCCGCAACCTCCACGAACTACAAATCCTCACGTAataatcatcatcctcttcctccttcATTTCTTGTTTCGGTTGGTGCGTCGTCGGTTGCGTCAGGGAAGACCTCCCGTCCTTTTCGGGCAATCGCATGCCACAAGTTTCCCCATTCGCGTACTTTTCGTGGCTTCATCATTTTGTCGCCCGTCTTCCTCTATGTTTGGAGGAGAAGAGGCGATTCGATTTGCGTTCCCTTAATTGTTTTGCCTAGAGCGCGTCGGTCGGTTTATGCGGATCTGCCGATGAGTAGATTTGCAGATTTCTTATGCCATTGCGTTCTGCGCGGAGATTTTTGGGGTAGGTTTTCAATGCAGAAACCATCTGCTTTCCATGGATCCAAGCCATCGTGAATGGAACAGTTTATCGATGCTAGTTTatggtggggggtggggggtggaATTAGTGGTTGTTGTCTCTTTGATTTGGTAACGACCTCAGCCTTGGTTTGGTAGGCGAGAAGGAGGGCATGGATCTGGTTAAAAAAATATCCAGTTCATGTTGCATCTTTGCTAAATTTGGGAATATATGAACTGCCGTTTTATTTCAAACTGACTTCCAAATTTGGGAATATAGGGCCTTGAAACAGCAGCTCGGATTAATGTTTTATCTTGTTAGTCTAACATAACAGTATAGAGCTCAAATTAAAGCCTGCATTTCCAATACCAATCTAGCATGGTTCCCTGGACTAACTTATAATAATGAAAGAAATCTAACACATTGTTTTCTTGATGAAGTAAGcaatcatttattttattttttctcaaATTACCATGTCACTTTCTTGCCACTTTGCCAGCTATTGCCGAGATATGCATTGGACCTGGTCCTGGCATGTTTCATGTGCCTTCTGTTTAGTATTGATAATCACCACACGTAACATGTATCTGTCGCAGACGTGTGAGCTATCTGCACGCTTTACAGTTATGCAATGCACGTCGCGTTATGATTCCATTGCTATTGTGATTATTTGCTTAAGCTGAAAAGCATGTGCACTGGGAGTGTCCAATTGCTTGTGCTGCGTGCTGACGATGGAATTTTTCCCCTCAGTTTCTAACCATCAAATGGTTTCTTTGCAGTGGCCATCTTGAGAACTATACCAGTGACTACACCGTACAGGTGTTGATAGGCTACTGTGCTGTGTACATTTTCATGCAGACCTTCATGATCCCAGGGACAATATTCATGTCATTGCTTGCTGGTGCTCTATTCGGGCAACTCCGGGGTGTGGCTCTGGTTGTCTTTGCTGCCTCAGCTGGTGCTTCTTCATGCTTTTTCCTGTCGAAGCTGATTGGAAAACCGCTGGTGTTCGTGCTGTGGCCAGACAAGCTCACATTCTTCCAGAAGCAGGTAATAAGTTCAGCACCAATATTAGTCAATGTGGTTTTTTTTCAACACTGTGTAGTTTCATAACATCTTAAATTTCTGTGGGGATGCCTAAAGATAATTTGAATCACTCTACTCTTTGATTTAAGATCCTTTAGAACTGTGTAGTAACTCGTAGCTGAAAATGGGTGATTTCTCTGCATTTCCAGGTTGCCAAAAGAAGAGAAAAGCTGTTGAATTACATGCTTTTCCTCAGGGTCACCCCAACACTGCCAAATACCTTCATCAACTTGGCCTCGCCCATTGTTGATGTGCCCTTCCATACCTTCTTACTGGCAACTCTTATCGGTCTCATCCCAGCAGCCTACGTGACCGTGAGGGTAAGTTCCTTGCTTCAGATACAATGCATGTCCATATACTGCCCTTGAGTGCGTACAATGTTTGTGCTAACTTCAATCCCACTGCATGCTTCATTTCTTGTATCCAGGCTGGGATTGCTCTGGGAGAGTTAACATCGCTCAGCGACCTGTACGACACCCAGTCAGTAGCTCTGCTGTTCTTGATCGGCGTGGTCTCGGTCACACCAGCATTGTTGAGCAAGGACGAGGCGCAAGACACGGCACCAGAAATCGCAGCAGGCGCCTCATGAACACCAAAGAGGAGTCACCTAGCCCACCTGTACATACCAAGGCACAGCATGCGGCGGCTTCATTGGATTTGGGCCTACAGGCCTTGTGAGGTGGATGACACATGGTTTGCGAGTTCACATGACGACACAGCAGCACGGCGGGACCTTGGACCCAAGTCCGCCTATCACCCGCGTGCCGGAGATGTGCGTTGCCGTGAGAACACTGTTTCAATTCATGGCCACCCCCCACATTGTTTGTTATGAATGAATCTGGGAAGCACAATGCCCATCCACAGGCAAGATGCTTCGGATGTGTAGACAAGTAGTGTGTGTGCCGTTCGTCAGCCTGCGATGCTGTTTATTTAGATGGAACTGGCAGCTAGTCCAAATCCTTGTATATATATTGACCAGATTCATTCAATCCATATTCAGTGGTTCAATGACAATTTGTCTGTTGCTGTGCCGTTCCCCTTTCTTGCTTCTTATGTGTAGCTTGATTTTTCTGAGCCAAGGACACTTTCAGATTTTTCTATCTTAGCTGTTCAATCTGCTCGCCAGTTTATGTCACATGTGACCATTAGTAATCATGATCTTTTTCAGGGAAACACCATGATGatctttctttttctttgattttaGAGGACAGCATGATGAACTTGATGGATAGTGTCAATTTTTCTTGAAAGTGAGTGTCAAATTTTGGACCAGCTTTTTCTCAGAGAAGAGTTTTCAGGTGAATTTTTACGTCGGTTTTTTTTTTGGAGAGGTGAATTTTTAGGTCAGCTAAGGTCAGATATTTGGACGGGCCAAAATGGGGTTGTAAGGCCCAGATAATATTTAAGATGGGCTTTAACTGGCCTTGGCCCATGTAGTGGCCACCATCCCCGCCGTCGTCTCCACTCTGTCAGAGACCAGGAGGAGCACGCACGGACGCGCCGCAAGCCGCCAAGCGCCCAAGCCGGAGAGCGAAGCACATGCTGGgccttctccgccgccgcgccgcatcctcgccggcggcgagcctcCAGCTAGTGAGTCCAGCTTCTTTTCTGCTGTTTGTGTTCCGCTGTCTACCAACCGCTCTGTTTGCCCCGCCTCGTGTACTGCTTTGGCGGATTGGGGAAGTAGTTGGCCGCGAGAAAAATCGAAGGATCCAGACGCACGCTGCGTTGCTGTAGAAGTAGAACCCAGACCTAGGTAGGAGCGGATGTACGATTCAGTAGAGAAATAGCCTCGTTGGAGCGACCGAAGAGGGGTTTAGAGTCTCGATTAGTGTGGGATTTTAATGAGGATTTTCTATAAAATGCGAACTTGTAGTTCATGGAAATATATTACAATTGTTTTCTGGTTGCGATTGTACTTTTGGGTGACCCTGTCGTCATAATTTGGCCTCTGAAATGTGCAGTTCCAGTGCTGTTACCATCGAAGCAGTGAGAGACTATTGCCTTGCCGAGGTAAGCTTGGCTCTGGCCGTTCCATACTGCTCTCTCCGTAGTTCCTAGCTATGAGTGTGGAGTCCTAATTTCTAATCACTGCTGACCAAAAACAAAAAATTATGCTGTGCAAGATCATACCATCCTAGTTCAGTTACGCTGCTCATTCCAATAAGACCATAAATTACAAGTTTGCACATCTTTCACCTACTCTGCATTGCACAGAAAAGACCAGGAAGTCTCATATGGTCTCAATTGGGCTATTGCTGCGAGAGGTGTTGTCGTAAAAGATAAGGTCTTCTACAACTTGGAGCCGTCTGAGCTTCAGAAAAGTGGCACTGCTTACGCAGGTATATGCAAAATCAAGTTACAGTGTCTATATAGACAGTTGATGCTGCACAGATGTATAACTTGGTACCTGTTTTTGGAGCATGCAGAGCGTTTGTCTGGTACTCCACTTCATGTCAAAGGAAATGTTATCGGTGGGTTCCCTGAAATTTCAGGAGCTCAATTTGCAAAGCTTCTGAAACAGGTaggttatttatttattattttactCTCCATGGCTTTGTAACACAATGATTGTCATGAACTGACGGAAATTCAGAAGCACCATTGGCCTCATTTTGTCAGCTGACAGAATTTTAACTTACTACTTTCCAGTTGAGCTTCAGTGTCAATGTGTTTGATTGTCTGTTTGCTTCTGTTAGGTGACCTTTCACCTTTCATCCATCTCAAGTCTTTATGTCCAAGATGGTGCCATTGGTTCATCTGCAGAATGTGATGCAAAGGTCCGTGTTATAAGTGACAACCCCTCTGCCATCATGTCACTCTCCAATATCCTTCAGAAAATACCAGATCGTGCGATTTCCCACGACACATGCCCTTTAACTATATATGTTGCCAGTTCCATCAGGTAATTTGTCTTTTTAGTTCTTCTACGCATGTTGTAACTTGTGCATGCATTCAAGTTGCCACCAAGAGCTCAGTGCATTAACTGTAGTTGGCCATAACATAAGACTGATGTCTTTCTTGTTGAGCATTGCTTAACAGTACCAACGTCAGGAATGCTCTAGGTTCAGGGACACAATATGCTAATGGAGTTGCAGTGGCAGACATAGAGCGCTCATCACTTATCCTATGTGGTAAAGCATTTGCTGATTCCGCTATGCTAAAAGATGCTCTTACCGCTTTGGCTGCCCCTATACTGTCTGCAAGAGGAGGCCTCCCTGTCCCTGGCTGGTAGAGTCTGCTTGATATTTCTTTTTACCTTTTCCCTAAATATGTTATTCATCTTCCATACTGTGTGTATCAGGCTTCTGTCTTCTGGCGGTTCTATCGTACTGCTGTTTGCTCCAGTGGAGGTCATCAAGTCCTGCTCCGAAATTCAGGATGTTCTTGTGTCTACTGATAGCGGTGTAGTTATCTGTTCAAAACAATCTAGTGTGCTTTTCCCAACAAAGTCAAGACCACCACAGTTGTTTACCAAACCAGCTACAGTGGTTGTTGTATCATCTGATAGGTAATGGAGAGCATGTGCTTCATGGGTACAAGTAGCAAGTTAACAGCATTTAATGATGTGTGTTTCTGGATGGTTAAAATGAGAAGGAATGAGACATTATATCTACTGTGCTAACAATAAGTTACCTTCTTCTGTACTTTCAGCACTGATGCCCTACCATTAGTATCAAAGCTCTCTCCAGGTCAGGCAGCTTACCATTTCTTAGCTGGATATGAGGATGGTAAATTCATCCCAGCTTACAACAGGGCCCCCTCTCCTTTTGACCAGCTTGCCCTCGCGAATTCCTTATTTTTGCATGTATGTTGCATAATTTCCTTGCTTTTCCTCTCTAGCCTTTATTACATCACTTGTTGGTTTAGTATGAACGTGAGAACGTCAAATCTGAGAAAGTTGAGTCTCTACCCTTGCAGTTGAAAAAAGACAAGACACCAACTTATCTGATCAATGCCAAGAGCTCCGGAAAGCAAATTGATGGTACAATTTACATTCAGCGTGCCCTTCATTTATTATTCTGTTTGACTTTCTGGAACGGAGGACACTTCAGACACTATGAATTACAGGCAAGGACTTGATGAGACTAATCGAGCTGGCGCAATCTAACGGCATGCCAGACAGCACCAAACCTGAGGACACTAGAGGTAAATAGCTGTTATGG
This region of Triticum aestivum cultivar Chinese Spring chromosome 2D, IWGSC CS RefSeq v2.1, whole genome shotgun sequence genomic DNA includes:
- the LOC123054500 gene encoding uncharacterized membrane protein At4g09580, which codes for MGREDRFPVWEAALGAGVAAVFAAGLVGVYLSMPDSDYSFLKLPRNLHELQILTGHLENYTSDYTVQVLIGYCAVYIFMQTFMIPGTIFMSLLAGALFGQLRGVALVVFAASAGASSCFFLSKLIGKPLVFVLWPDKLTFFQKQVAKRREKLLNYMLFLRVTPTLPNTFINLASPIVDVPFHTFLLATLIGLIPAAYVTVRAGIALGELTSLSDLYDTQSVALLFLIGVVSVTPALLSKDEAQDTAPEIAAGAS
- the LOC123049965 gene encoding uncharacterized protein translates to MLGLLRRRAASSPAASLQLFQCCYHRSSERLLPCRDQEVSYGLNWAIAARGVVVKDKVFYNLEPSELQKSGTAYAERLSGTPLHVKGNVIGGFPEISGAQFAKLLKQVTFHLSSISSLYVQDGAIGSSAECDAKVRVISDNPSAIMSLSNILQKIPDRAISHDTCPLTIYVASSISTNVRNALGSGTQYANGVAVADIERSSLILCGKAFADSAMLKDALTALAAPILSARGGLPVPGWLLSSGGSIVLLFAPVEVIKSCSEIQDVLVSTDSGVVICSKQSSVLFPTKSRPPQLFTKPATVVVVSSDSTDALPLVSKLSPGQAAYHFLAGYEDGKFIPAYNRAPSPFDQLALANSLFLHLKKDKTPTYLINAKSSGKQIDGKDLMRLIELAQSNGMPDSTKPEDTRVAELKGKYRGFISSKFGKCLPEEFSF